A window from Drosophila miranda strain MSH22 chromosome Y unlocalized genomic scaffold, D.miranda_PacBio2.1 Contig_Y2_pilon, whole genome shotgun sequence encodes these proteins:
- the LOC117192285 gene encoding golgin subfamily A member 4-like isoform X1: protein MFANLKNKLIEEVKASPSKFQQLGTAAQAAVSSSTNTTPNSSDTNTSSGTNENFFSITEEDTPQNSPYRIQKLPVTSASSLRGRSSTQSLNGLGGGAIPRSRKLSNSSMASDVSFRLPSYDFPAVYHLQSDLDETSSEFDDSASTARLDVITKDQLYDAYKKSLDRYHKYRCRYTDLAKKYKELERDSTKARSGLVETQDKALRRISELREQCTLEQQAKAHLEEALRIEMDDMSCKMKAYQTKVKLLGENPENISAVLERVSQGLDSDKLIDLEESGVRSQPPANGSSTEDLSHLQQLLEERQLQLQEMTEKHAALQKQEEENVLLLAQTKQAIHTELEHKDIEVRQLQEKLKQYESQRESHTSDVKDQLKKLLEIKQEGDAKLIATEHLLSTLRGEHTAKEQQVVVLEKQLEALKAEGETKLNEMRQHISDRGSEELKKLQVAKDTAEAQLSSTNELLKSLKLQHTAKEEQVVALEKQLETLKADSESKLNELRQQSQERGSEELKKLQVAKETAEAKLLSTEGLLNTLKMQQSAKEDEVVALERQLETLKVESDLTLQKLQQENNYLESENKAAMDQLQELQLARGEAEASLFSTEQLLISLRGELSAKNEQVRALEKEVHALRTDSEQSLQDLRQHNDQLLEIVQRSQQMDFEGQLKQTKDNLAALEGQLAEREQQILELEKSLEIERESVAALSTEKTSLEEQHKLRLEQLQREIQMLQDQHESTESETIAALKAQLETLNQELAGSRASLLAKEKELKASGNKMNKLKKEHDQQQAKTSEQSVRVEQLQKEMAESQSLARQVESEKEELQTRVSSILEEITSMQAYLQQVQDSHGQLEGENRKLETRIEALQREQESNSAQDERATAKIDEIQSENTKLSERNCLLEEQANHLHLQLQAKQDELSKVQAKMQQVLDEHSKLQNAQELMDHDYRTLQDKCDAYEKETLLNKDALECLQAASEELQRVKTNLERDLAEQQQHLLELRERQREHEQQVKDQSERCTELEASHLESESQLQATIQNLRQQIDAFRLIEQGVQEKMQATSVAQASQMATLEARWSAANADVERLHEANDALQLAMDQQSQRLEELQETLAQKDRQLEITVDSTQKLAKYEEIQVENEYLHKHTKQLEHELAENGELKEKLKALQYELYVLQEQVEHHATQVTEKESQSATTNAEADQLKTALEEQALELTRQREHASFVTEQSDAVQTELLQTQQHLQERQNELAKAQEEQISLQAAIAELQKEVASLKEQPASSASAATDTDSLRILNEQLQRELEGLKHKSNGAESNMQQEIEELQANNQQMAERINELETLRAGIQALQLLNSMAPKHVQEAASTSEKAVLESKLKEIMNEVQDVTNRNLFLEQKCENFLILEQSNERLKLQNAKLSRQLDETLVSMQHSESVPANTEFEYLRNIMFQYLTGNTNNETLVKVISAVLKFSPQQSQVALEKEHQRRSLLNKLI from the exons GTGACGAGCGCTTCTTCGCTGAGGGGACGCTCCTCCACACAATCCCTCAATGGATTGGGCGGCGGAGCCATACCAAGGAGCCGCAAGCTGTCCAACTCATCCATGGCCAGCGATGTGTCCTTTCGCCTGCCCTCCTACGATTTCCCAGCC GTCTATCACTTGCAATCGGATCTGGATGAGACGAGCAGTGAGTTTGATGACTCTGCTTCGACGGCACGCCTGGATGTAATCACCAAGGATCAGCTGTACGATGCGTACAAGAAGTCCCTCGATCGCTACCACAAGTATCGCTGCCGCTACACGGATCTGGCCAAAAAGTACAAGGAATTGGAGCGTGACAGCACCAAGGCAAGG TCGGGTCTGGTGGAGACACAAGACAAGGCACTGCGTAGGATCAGTGAACTGCGTGAGCAATGCACACTGGAACAGCAGGCCAAGGCGCATCTGGAGGAGGCACTACGGATCGAAATGGATGACATGAGCTGCAAGATGAAGGCCTACCAGACCAAGGTCAAGCTGCTCGGCGAGAATCCGGAAAATATTTCGGCTGTCCTAGAGCGGGTCAGTCAAGGTCTAGACAGCGACAAGCTGATTGATCTGGAGGAATCAGGAGTGAGGTCCCAGCCTCCCGCGAATGGCAGTTCGACTGAGGACTTGTCCCATCTGCAGCAGTTGCTGGAGGAGCGGCAATTGCAGCTTCAAGAGATGACGGAGAAACACGCAGCTCTGCAAAAACAGGAGGAGGAGAACGTCTTGCTCTTGGCCCAGACCAAACAGGCCATTCACACAGAGCTGGAGCACAAGGATATCGAGGTGCGGCAACTGCAGGAGAAGCTGAAGCAATACGAGTCCCAGCGCGAGTCTCATACCAGCGACGTCAAAGATCAGCTGAAAAAGCTGCTGGAAATAAAACAGGAAGGCGATGCGAAGCTCATTGCCACAGAACATCTTTTGAGCACACTCAGAGGCGAGCATACAGCCAAGGAGCAACAGGTGGTAGTCCTCGAAAAGCAGCTGGAGGCTCTCAAAGCGGAAGGTGAAACAAAACTGAACGAAATGCGCCAGCACATTTCGGACCGTGGCTCCGAAGAACTGAAGAAACTACAGGTGGCTAAAGACACTGCAGAAGCTCAGCTCTCGTCCACAAATGAGCTATTGAAGTCCTTGAAGTTGCAACACACGGCAAAGGAGGAACAGGTGGTCGCACTAGAGAAGCAACTGGAAACTTTAAAAGCGGACAGCGAAAGTAAACTGAACGAATTGCGGCAGCAGAGCCAGGAGCGTGGCTCCGAGGAACTGAAGAAGCTACAGGTTGCCAAAGAAACTGCAGAAGCTAAACTCTTGTCCACGGAGGGGCTATTAAATACACTAAAGATGCAGCAATCTGCAAAGGAAGACGAGGTGGTCGCCCTAGAGAGGCAACTGGAAACGCTCAAAGTAGAAAGCGATCTGACTCTGCAAAAACTACAACAAGAGAACAATTATCTCGAGTCCGAAAATAAAGCTGCCATGGACCAACTACAAGAACTACAATTGGCCAGAGGGGAAGCAGAGGCGAGTCTCTTTAGCACCGAACAACTTTTGATCTCCCTGAGAGGCGAATTATCAGCCAAAAACGAGCAGGTTAGGGCATTGGAGAAGGAAGTGCATGCGCTCAGAACAGACAGTGAGCAGAGTCTGCAGGACCTGCGGCAGCACAACGATCAGTTGCTCGAAATTGTCCAGCGTTCCCAGCAGATGGACTTTGAGGGTCAACTAAAGCAGACCAAAGATAATTTGGCTGCGCTTGAAGGGCAGCTGGCGGAGCGCGAGCAGCAAATCTTGGAGCTCGAAAAGAGCCTGGAGATCGAGCGAGAGTCTGTGGCCGCACTGAGCACCGAAAAGACTTCTCTAGAAGAGCAGCACAAGCTGCGATTGGAGCAGCTGCAGCGTGAAATCCAAATGCTTCAGGATCAGCATGAAAGCACAGAGAGTGAAACGATAGCAGCACTGAAAGCACAGCTCGAAACACTCAACCAGGAGCTGGCCGGCAGTCGGGCGAGTCTCCTGGCCAAGGAGAAGGAACTGAAGGCCTCTGGAAATAAGATGAACAAGCTGAAAAAGGAGCACGATCAACAACAAGCCAAGACAAGCGAACAATCAGTTCGCGTAGAGCAGCTCCAAAAAGAGATGGCGGAGAGCCAGAGTCTCGCCAGGCAGGTGGAGAGCGAGAAGGAGGAGCTGCAGACACGCGTAAGCTCTATCCTGGAGGAAATCACCAGCATGCAGGCGTACTTGCAGCAAGTGCAGGACTCGCATGGTCAACTGGAGGGCGAGAACCGCAAACTGGAGACTCGCATCGAGGCTCTGCAGCGTGAGCAGGAGAGCAACAGTGCGCAGGACGAGCGCGCCACAGCCAAGATAGATGAAATTCAGAGTGAAAACACGAAGCTGTCTGAGCGCAACTGTCTGCTGGAGGAGCAGGCGAATCACCTACACCTGCAGCTGCAGGCGAAACAGGACGAACTGTCAAAGGTTCAGGCGAAGATGCAGCAGGTGCTCGACGAACACTCTAAACTGCAGAATGCACAAGAGCTAATGGATCACGACTATCGCACGCTGCAGGACAAATGCGATGCCTACGAAAAGGAGACGCTTCTGAACAAGGATGCCCTGGAGTGCCTGCAGGCGGCCAGTGAAGAGCTGCAGCGGGTCAAGACTAATCTGGAGAGAGATCTggccgagcagcagcagcatctgtTAGAGCTGCGAGAGCGCCAACGCGAGCATGAGCAACAGGTGAAAGACCAGTCCGAACGCTGTACTGAACTGGAGGCCAGCCACCTGGAGAGCGAGTCCCAGCTGCAGGCGACCATCCAAAATCTTCGCCAGCAGATCGATGCGTTCAGGCTGATAGAGCAGGGCGTCCAAGAAAAAATGCAGGCCACCAGTGTGGCCCAAGCCAGCCAGATGGCCACGCTCGAGGCACGCTGGAGTGCAGCCAATGCGGATGTTGAGCGGCTGCACGAGGCCAATGATGCTCTCCAGCTGGCGATGGATCAGCAAAGTCAGCGACTGGAGGAGTTGCAGGAGACCCTCGCCCAGAAGGATCGTCAACTTGAGATCACTGTGGACTCCACCCAAAAGCTGGCAAAATATgaggaaattcaagtcgaAAACGAGTATCTCCACAAGCACACAAAGCAGCTGGAGCATGAGCTGGCCGAGAATGGGGAGCTCAAGGAGAAGCTAAAGGCGCTGCAGTACGAGCTGTATGTCCTCCAGGAGCAGGTCGAGCATCACGCCACTCAAGTGACCGAAAAGGAAAGCCAAAGTGCGACGACCAATGCGGAGGCAGATCAGCTGAAGACTGCGCTGGAGGAACAGGCCCTCGAACTTACCCGCCAGCGGGAACACGCCAGTTTCGTGACCGAACAGAGCGATGCAGTCCAGACAGAGCTGCTTCAGACTCAGCAGCACCTGCAGGAGAGACAAAACGAGTTGGCCAAAGCCCAAGAAGAACAGATCAGTCTTCAGGCGGCCATTGCGGAACTCCAAAAAGAGGTGGCCAGCCTCAAGGAGCAGCCTGCGTCCTCCGCTTCCGCTGCCACAGATACCGACAGTCTGCGCATCCTCAACGAGCAGCTGCAGCGGGAACTGGAGGGTCTAAAACACAAGAGCAACGGCGCCGAGTCGAATATGCAACAGGAAATCGAGGAACTGCAGGCGAACAACCAGCAGATGGCCGAGCGCATCAATGAACTGGAGACCCTGAGGGCGGGCATTCAAGCTCTGCAACTTCTGAACAGCATGGCCCCCAAACACGTCCAGGAAGCGGCCTCCACCAGCGAGAAGGCCGTGCTGGAGTCCAAATTGAAGGAGATCATGAATGAGGTCCAGGATGTGACGAATCGAAACCTGTTCCTTGAACAAAAGTGTGAAAACTTCCTGATTCTCGAACAGTCCAACGAGCGCCTGAAGCTGCAGAATGCGAAACTCTCGCGCCAACTGGATGAAACACTA GTATCCATGCAGCACAGCGAGTCGGTGCCGGCCAACACAGAGTTTGAGTATTTGCGCAACATTATGTTCCAG TACTTAACCGGCAACACGAACAACGAGACTCTGGTCAAGGTGATATCGGCGGTGCTGAAATTCTCGCCACAGCAATCCCAGGTGGCCCTGGAGAAGGAGCATCAGCGTCGATCGTTG TTGAATAAACTGATCTAG